The sequence below is a genomic window from Zhongshania aliphaticivorans.
AGCCGTAACCATAACCGTAGCCATAGCCTGAAGCTTTGCGTTCTACCGCATTGAGTACAACGCCTTTAACCGTAATACCATTTTGTTCAAAGCGCTGCTTGGTGACTTCCAGCTCTTTAACAGGGTTTAAGCCAAAGCGGGTTACTAGCATGGTGACGCCGCACTGGCGGCCGATAATCGCCGCATCGGTTACGGCCATAATGGGTGGCGTATCAACAATAATAAGGTCGTAGTCGGCGCTGACGGCTTCGAGCAGCTGCGTTAGGCCTTTGCTCATAAGCAGTTCAGACGGGTTGGGGGGTATTGCGCCTCTAGGCAGTATAAAAAGCTCAGCAATTTTGGTTGGCTGTATTGCGTCCTGCAATTGCACACGCTTACTTAAAACATCCGACACGCCATTCTCAGGCCCTACATCAAACATTTTGTGCATATAGCCTTTACGCAAATCCATGTCGATTAGCAGTACGCGCTGGCCCGCTTGGGCGATTACTGCCGCCAAGTTACCCGACACAAAAGACTTACCAACATTGGGGCTGGGGCCAGATATCATCATAATATTGTTGCTGGCTTCCAGCATGGCAAAGTGCAAGCTGGTACGCAGGCTGCGCAAGGCCTCTATGGTGATGTCGGTGGGGTTGCGTTGTGCGAGCAACGCCGTTGGATGCTGATTGCGTATTTTGCGCAACTGCCGAGCCGAGCGACGGCTGCCAAAATCCAATTTACGTTGTTCATCCGACAAAGGAATAGACGCATACACCGGCAGGCCAATGGCTTCTATGTCGTCGGGGTTTTCAATACCGCGATTCAGCGCCGCCCGCACCAGTACTAATGCCACGCCCAAGAAACCGCCGAGCAAGGTCGCAATAACAACAATAAGCGCCTTCTTGGGTTTAACCGGCTCTTCAATATTTACCGCAGCGTCGTCAATAATGCGCACATTGCCCACGGTGCCCGCGCGAACAATATCCAACTCTTGAATATTGTTGAGCATTTGGGTGTAAATCTCGGTACCCACTTCTAGGTCGCGCTTTAGCCCCAATAGCTCTTGCTGGGTTTCTGGCAGGCCTTTAATACGGCTGTTAAATTCCGTTTTACGAGCCATTTGCTCGGCCATTTGTTCCCGCCAAGCTTGGTAAGCGGGGTGGTCGCGGGTGTATTTACGGTCTAGCTCAGCTTGCTGCAATTGCAATTCAGCAATGCCAGATTCAATGTCCACCACTTGGTCTAACAGCGCTTCGGCTTCGGCGCTAATGTTCACCGAGCCCACTTTAACCTGATAGGCATTAAACTTGCGCTCGGCCTCTTCAAGGTCTTTTTTAATGTTAGGCAACTGCTCCCGCAAAAAATCCAAGCTCTTAGCGGCTTCTGCCGACTGGCGCTCCACGTTTTGCCGCAGATAGGTACTGGCAATAACATTCAAAATCTCTTCGGCACGGTCGGGCTTGGTGTCTTCTATAGACAGCGCCAAAATGCCCGAATCTTTACCGCGTTCAGATACGCCCATGCTTCCTTGAAGAGTGATAATTGCGCTTAAGCGGCGCAGGCGACTGAGGGTGAATTGGGTGCCAGGACGGGCGTGCAGCGTGGGTATATAAAGCTCGTAGCCCTCGGCGCGTATTAACTTACCCGCTTCGCCACTGAGTAGCGCCTCGCCATCAGGCGATAACAGCGTAAAACCACTTTCTTCAGCGACCAGAGTATGCGCTTCATTAAATTGTGTGGCGGGCACCTCAAAGCGGCTAACTTTAATGCGCTCGCCGCCCCAGGCGTAGGAGCCAAAGCCGAGTATGGGCGAATTAAGCTCGTTAGCTTCACCGGCAAAACGCCGGGCTATGGCGCGACCAAGCACGGGAAAATAGCGGGGTTCTACTTGAATATCTAAATCGAGATTATCTACCGCCGTGCCAATCACCTTGCGGCTTTTAATAAGCTCAATTTCGGTAATGGCCTCAGATTCGCCACCAAACATCTCGGTAACGTCACTCATGCCGGGCAAGCCGGGCGACTTCTCCTCTACCTGTATAATGGCATTTGCCCTATACACGGGTGACGCCAGTA
It includes:
- a CDS encoding polysaccharide biosynthesis tyrosine autokinase; this encodes MTATTSSSPAPRQQAQDDEIDLLALFATLWDQKWLIAAITAVFMVIGIAYALLASPVYRANAIIQVEEKSPGLPGMSDVTEMFGGESEAITEIELIKSRKVIGTAVDNLDLDIQVEPRYFPVLGRAIARRFAGEANELNSPILGFGSYAWGGERIKVSRFEVPATQFNEAHTLVAEESGFTLLSPDGEALLSGEAGKLIRAEGYELYIPTLHARPGTQFTLSRLRRLSAIITLQGSMGVSERGKDSGILALSIEDTKPDRAEEILNVIASTYLRQNVERQSAEAAKSLDFLREQLPNIKKDLEEAERKFNAYQVKVGSVNISAEAEALLDQVVDIESGIAELQLQQAELDRKYTRDHPAYQAWREQMAEQMARKTEFNSRIKGLPETQQELLGLKRDLEVGTEIYTQMLNNIQELDIVRAGTVGNVRIIDDAAVNIEEPVKPKKALIVVIATLLGGFLGVALVLVRAALNRGIENPDDIEAIGLPVYASIPLSDEQRKLDFGSRRSARQLRKIRNQHPTALLAQRNPTDITIEALRSLRTSLHFAMLEASNNIMMISGPSPNVGKSFVSGNLAAVIAQAGQRVLLIDMDLRKGYMHKMFDVGPENGVSDVLSKRVQLQDAIQPTKIAELFILPRGAIPPNPSELLMSKGLTQLLEAVSADYDLIIVDTPPIMAVTDAAIIGRQCGVTMLVTRFGLNPVKELEVTKQRFEQNGITVKGVVLNAVERKASGYGYGYGYGYYQYEYKSDKAES